One stretch of Streptomyces agglomeratus DNA includes these proteins:
- a CDS encoding CobW family GTP-binding protein has protein sequence MDRKQIPVIVLAGFLGSGKTTLLNHLLARSRGTRIGAIVNDFGAIEIDAMAVAGQLGDSTVSLGNGCLCCAVDASQLDEYLEKLTRPAARLDVIVIEASGLAEPQELVRMILASENERIVYGGLAEVVDAVEFDATRERHPEIDRHLAVADLVVLNKTDRVGEERLGRVLDTVRGLSGSAAVVRAAYGRIDPQLLFDPAQRPDAEEKVRQLSFDDLRGEDDTDAHACGDEHPHAAYESVSFSSDRPMDPRRLMEFLDARPEGLYRIKGYVDFGPADPRNRYGVHAVGRFLRFYPEPWGRDEPRTTQLVLIGSGTDAGALAKELEACRTSGPPNGPQDAPAAADEHSMWGVLRYVQGEG, from the coding sequence GTGGACAGGAAGCAGATCCCGGTCATCGTCCTCGCGGGATTCCTGGGTTCCGGCAAGACCACCTTGCTCAACCACCTGCTCGCCCGCAGCCGGGGCACCCGGATCGGTGCGATCGTCAATGACTTCGGCGCCATCGAGATCGACGCCATGGCGGTCGCCGGGCAGCTCGGGGACTCCACCGTCTCACTCGGCAACGGGTGCCTGTGCTGCGCCGTCGACGCGAGTCAGCTCGACGAGTACCTGGAGAAACTGACCCGCCCCGCCGCCCGTCTCGACGTGATCGTCATCGAGGCGAGCGGTCTCGCGGAACCGCAGGAACTCGTCCGCATGATCCTTGCGAGCGAGAACGAGCGGATCGTGTACGGCGGGCTGGCCGAGGTCGTCGACGCAGTCGAGTTCGACGCGACGCGGGAGCGTCACCCCGAGATCGACCGGCATCTCGCCGTCGCCGACCTGGTCGTACTGAACAAGACGGACCGGGTGGGGGAGGAGCGGCTGGGGCGCGTCCTGGACACCGTCCGGGGTCTGAGCGGCTCCGCGGCCGTCGTCCGCGCGGCGTACGGGCGGATCGATCCGCAGCTGCTCTTCGATCCGGCGCAGCGGCCGGACGCCGAGGAGAAGGTCCGCCAGCTGTCCTTCGACGACCTGCGCGGCGAGGACGACACCGACGCGCACGCCTGCGGCGACGAGCACCCGCACGCGGCGTACGAGAGCGTCTCCTTCAGCTCCGACAGGCCCATGGACCCGCGCCGGCTCATGGAATTCCTGGACGCCAGGCCGGAGGGGCTCTACCGGATCAAGGGGTACGTCGACTTCGGCCCGGCCGATCCGCGCAACCGGTACGGGGTGCACGCCGTGGGCCGGTTCCTGCGCTTCTACCCGGAGCCGTGGGGGCGCGACGAGCCGAGGACCACCCAGCTCGTACTCATCGGCTCCGGGACGGACGCGGGCGCCCTCGCCAAGGAGCTGGAGGCGTGCCGCACGAGCGGCCCGCCCAACGGCCCGCAGGACGCCCCCGCCGCTGCCGACGAGCACAGCATGTGGGGCGTCCTGCGGTACGTACAGGGCGAGGGCTGA
- a CDS encoding sensor histidine kinase, whose product MSAASTTSGRRLRLGWPQRVFSQVLLMQLAIATGVTVLVTGLFLAPLSAQLDQEAMRRALSIAQTTAAQPRLADAVARSRPAVDGPVQAEAERIRRSTGAEYVVIMDERGVRWSHTDPRQIGGVVSTDPSQALAGREVMEIDEGTLGRSARGKVPLRDTGGGIVGAVSVGIEYDSVRARLLAAIPGLLAYAGGALAVGAVAAYLISRRLQRQTHDLAFSDISALLAEREAMLHGIREGVVALDAGGRIRLMNDEAQRLLGLGAEATGRPLDEVLGKGRTADVLAGRVTGDDLLTVRGHRVLVTNRMPTDDGGAVATLRDRTELERLGRELDSTRGLIDALRAQDHEHANRMHTLLGLLELGMHEEAVEFVTEAAEVHRATAEQITEKIHDPMLAALLVGKATVAAERGVALRLSGATLLPDRLVDPRGLVTVVGNLVDNALDASAGSPDAVIEVELRARERAAVLRVTDSGPGVPAEQRELIFTEGWSTKELPAHGKRGLGLAMVRRLAERQGGSARVGEGAGGGAEFTVVLPEALAPATLSEAGAVIGYGAAGASAGGPGTAEAGAADPRTAGADAGADAAELDTAGETQ is encoded by the coding sequence ATGAGCGCCGCATCCACCACCTCCGGCAGACGACTGCGTCTGGGCTGGCCCCAGCGCGTCTTCTCGCAGGTGCTCCTGATGCAGCTGGCCATCGCCACCGGCGTCACCGTGCTCGTCACCGGCCTCTTCCTCGCCCCGCTGAGCGCTCAGCTCGACCAGGAGGCGATGCGCCGGGCGCTCTCCATCGCGCAGACGACCGCGGCCCAGCCGCGGCTCGCGGACGCGGTGGCCAGGTCGCGGCCGGCCGTCGACGGACCCGTGCAGGCGGAGGCGGAGCGCATCAGGCGCTCCACCGGCGCCGAGTACGTCGTGATCATGGACGAGCGCGGTGTCCGCTGGTCCCACACCGACCCGCGCCAGATCGGCGGGGTCGTCTCCACCGACCCCAGCCAGGCCCTGGCGGGCCGCGAGGTCATGGAGATCGACGAGGGTACGCTCGGCCGCTCCGCCCGCGGCAAGGTCCCGCTGCGCGACACCGGCGGCGGGATCGTCGGCGCGGTGTCGGTCGGCATCGAGTACGACAGCGTCCGCGCCCGGCTGCTCGCGGCCATCCCCGGGCTGCTGGCGTACGCGGGCGGGGCGCTCGCGGTCGGAGCGGTCGCGGCGTACCTCATCTCCCGGAGACTTCAGCGGCAGACCCACGACCTGGCCTTCTCCGACATCTCGGCGCTGCTGGCCGAACGCGAGGCGATGCTGCACGGCATCCGCGAAGGCGTCGTCGCCCTGGACGCCGGGGGCAGGATCCGGCTGATGAACGACGAGGCGCAGCGGCTGCTCGGTCTCGGCGCCGAGGCCACCGGACGCCCGCTCGACGAGGTGCTCGGCAAGGGGCGTACGGCGGACGTACTGGCGGGGCGGGTGACCGGTGACGACCTGCTGACCGTGCGAGGGCACCGGGTCCTGGTCACCAACCGGATGCCGACCGACGACGGCGGCGCGGTGGCGACCCTGCGTGACCGTACCGAGCTGGAACGGCTGGGGCGCGAGCTGGACTCTACGCGCGGTCTGATCGACGCCCTGCGTGCGCAGGACCACGAGCACGCCAACCGGATGCATACGCTGCTGGGGCTGCTGGAGCTGGGCATGCACGAGGAGGCGGTGGAGTTCGTGACGGAGGCCGCCGAGGTGCACCGCGCCACCGCCGAGCAGATCACCGAGAAGATTCACGACCCGATGCTCGCGGCGCTGCTGGTCGGGAAGGCCACCGTCGCGGCCGAGCGCGGGGTCGCGCTGCGGCTCTCCGGCGCGACGCTGTTGCCGGACCGGCTGGTGGACCCGCGCGGCCTGGTCACCGTGGTCGGCAACCTGGTGGACAACGCGCTGGACGCGTCGGCCGGGTCCCCGGACGCCGTGATCGAGGTCGAGCTGCGGGCGCGGGAGCGGGCGGCCGTGCTGCGGGTGACCGACAGCGGGCCCGGCGTTCCGGCGGAGCAGCGGGAGCTGATCTTCACCGAGGGGTGGTCGACCAAGGAGCTGCCCGCCCACGGCAAGCGCGGCCTCGGCCTCGCCATGGTGCGCAGGCTCGCGGAACGCCAGGGCGGCAGCGCCCGGGTCGGCGAGGGGGCCGGGGGCGGCGCGGAGTTCACCGTCGTACTGCCGGAGGCGCTGGCCCCCGCCACGCTGAGCGAGGCGGGGGCGGTCATCGGGTACGGGGCGGCCGGAGCCAGCGCGGGAGGCCCAGGGACGGCCGAAGCCGGCGCAGCGGACCCGAGGACGGCCGGAGCGGACGCGGGAGCGGACGCAGCGGAGCTGGACACGGCGGGAGAGACGCAGTGA
- a CDS encoding DUF7342 family protein, with protein sequence MIDVLVVDDDVRVAEINAAYVAKVAGFHVVGRAHSAADALAHLRTHHVDLVLLDHYLPDGNGLALVRELRGLGLQTDVIMVTAARDIGTVQAAMRQGALQYLVKPFNFAGLRTKLEAYAALRRTLDGGGEAEQAEVDRIFGALSVPGSPDLPKGHSPTTAELVRQVLLTADGPLSAQEIAERAGMSRQTAQRYLKLLERSGRVRLSLKYGETGRPEHRYAWTASSSG encoded by the coding sequence GTGATCGACGTACTCGTGGTGGACGACGATGTACGCGTCGCGGAGATCAACGCCGCGTACGTGGCCAAGGTCGCGGGCTTCCATGTCGTCGGCCGGGCGCACTCGGCCGCGGACGCGCTGGCTCACCTGCGCACCCACCACGTCGACCTGGTGCTCCTGGACCACTACCTGCCGGACGGGAACGGACTCGCGCTCGTCCGGGAGCTGCGCGGGCTCGGCCTCCAGACAGACGTGATCATGGTGACGGCCGCGCGCGACATCGGCACCGTGCAGGCGGCGATGCGCCAGGGCGCCCTCCAGTACCTGGTGAAGCCCTTCAACTTCGCCGGGCTGCGCACCAAGCTGGAGGCGTACGCGGCGCTGCGGCGCACCCTCGACGGGGGTGGCGAGGCGGAACAGGCCGAGGTGGACCGCATCTTCGGCGCCCTCTCGGTGCCCGGCTCCCCGGACCTCCCGAAGGGGCACTCGCCGACCACGGCGGAACTGGTCCGGCAGGTGCTGCTGACGGCCGACGGGCCGCTGTCCGCGCAGGAGATCGCGGAACGGGCGGGCATGAGCCGGCAGACCGCACAGCGCTACCTGAAGCTGCTGGAGCGGTCGGGACGTGTACGGCTCAGCCTCAAGTACGGCGAGACCGGCCGCCCGGAGCACCGGTACGCGTGGACGGCGAGCAGCAGCGGCTGA
- a CDS encoding solute symporter family protein encodes MTGDHQALALLLFCAFVAATLAITTWVSRNRRGSAEEFYAGGRLFSPMENGFAIAGDYMSAASFLGISGLIALFGYDGMLYSVGFLVAWLVVLFLVAELVRNCGRFTLADVVAARMRERPVRIAAGTSSVTVSVLYLVAQMVGAGSLVALLLGGSSEAARTWTVIGVGALMVIYVSLGGMRATTWIQIVKAVLLMAGTVTLTVLVLVRFHGDFNQLLLSAAERSGHGRDFLAPGLRYGGDWTARLDFISLGLALVLGTAGLPHILSRFYTVPTARAARRSVVWAIGLIGSFYLMTIVLGFGAAAVVGSDEVRESSPAGNTAVPLLALDLGGGAGSTGGTVLFAVVAAVAFATILAVVAGITLASSASVAHDLYASLRRRHARRYSEVAVARVAAAGIGAVAIALGLLARDLNVAFLVGLAFAVAASANLPVLLYSLFWRNFTTRGAVWSVYGGLVPAVLLVLLSPVVSGSPASLFPGVDFQLFPLENPGLVSIPFGFLAGWAGTALSPEPPDEAKHAETEVRSLTGAGAV; translated from the coding sequence ATGACCGGCGACCACCAGGCACTCGCGCTGCTGCTGTTCTGCGCGTTCGTCGCGGCGACCCTGGCGATCACGACCTGGGTGAGCCGCAACCGGCGTGGTTCGGCGGAGGAGTTCTACGCGGGAGGGCGACTGTTCTCGCCCATGGAGAACGGTTTCGCCATCGCGGGCGACTACATGTCCGCCGCTTCCTTCCTCGGCATCTCCGGCCTGATCGCGCTCTTCGGCTACGACGGCATGCTGTACTCCGTCGGCTTCCTGGTCGCGTGGCTCGTCGTGCTGTTCCTCGTCGCCGAACTCGTCCGCAACTGCGGCAGGTTCACCCTCGCGGACGTCGTCGCGGCGCGGATGCGCGAGCGGCCCGTGCGCATCGCGGCGGGAACTTCCTCGGTCACCGTGTCCGTTCTCTATCTGGTGGCGCAGATGGTGGGGGCGGGCAGCCTGGTCGCGCTGCTGCTGGGCGGAAGCAGCGAGGCCGCGCGCACCTGGACGGTCATCGGCGTGGGCGCGCTGATGGTGATCTACGTATCGCTGGGAGGGATGCGGGCCACCACCTGGATCCAGATCGTCAAGGCAGTGCTGCTCATGGCCGGTACGGTCACGCTCACCGTGCTCGTCCTGGTGCGCTTCCACGGCGACTTCAACCAGCTGCTGCTCTCCGCCGCCGAGCGCAGCGGCCACGGAAGGGACTTCCTGGCGCCCGGTCTCCGGTACGGCGGGGACTGGACGGCCCGCCTCGACTTCATCAGCCTCGGCCTCGCGCTCGTCCTCGGCACGGCCGGTCTGCCGCACATCCTGTCCCGCTTCTACACCGTGCCGACCGCGCGAGCCGCCCGCCGCTCGGTCGTCTGGGCGATCGGCCTCATCGGCAGCTTCTACCTGATGACCATCGTGCTCGGCTTCGGTGCGGCGGCGGTGGTCGGTTCCGACGAGGTACGGGAGTCCAGTCCTGCGGGGAACACGGCGGTTCCGCTGCTCGCGCTCGATCTGGGGGGCGGCGCGGGCTCCACTGGAGGAACGGTTCTCTTCGCCGTCGTCGCGGCTGTCGCCTTCGCCACCATCCTCGCGGTCGTGGCGGGGATCACGCTGGCCTCCTCGGCCTCCGTCGCGCACGATCTGTACGCCTCGCTGCGGCGCCGCCACGCCAGGCGGTACAGCGAGGTCGCGGTGGCCAGGGTGGCGGCGGCCGGGATCGGGGCCGTGGCCATCGCCCTCGGCCTGCTCGCCCGCGACCTGAACGTCGCCTTCCTCGTCGGCCTGGCCTTCGCGGTCGCGGCGTCCGCGAATCTGCCGGTGCTGCTCTACTCGCTGTTCTGGCGGAACTTCACCACCCGTGGCGCGGTCTGGTCGGTGTACGGCGGCCTGGTCCCGGCGGTGCTCCTGGTGCTGCTCTCGCCGGTCGTTTCCGGCAGCCCCGCGTCGCTGTTCCCCGGCGTCGACTTCCAGCTCTTTCCGCTGGAGAATCCCGGCCTGGTCTCGATCCCGTTCGGCTTCCTCGCGGGCTGGGCCGGTACGGCGCTGTCGCCCGAACCGCCGGACGAGGCCAAGCACGCGGAGACCGAGGTGCGCTCGCTGACGGGCGCCGGGGCGGTGTGA
- a CDS encoding DUF485 domain-containing protein — protein sequence MEKQDGREAAAVRIDDPWYDALASGWGELDGTGAPAPLAPAAPAGHAPGNSAADIYLEVQRSAAFQEVRGRYRRFVVPASLAFFSWYVVYVVAATTAHELMARPVAGAVNVAMVAGLGQFLTTFLLTWAYARHARLRRDRAALDLRWDTQELTRGITR from the coding sequence GTGGAGAAGCAGGACGGGCGCGAGGCCGCGGCGGTGCGGATCGACGATCCCTGGTACGACGCGCTCGCCTCCGGCTGGGGCGAACTCGACGGCACGGGCGCCCCCGCGCCGCTCGCGCCGGCCGCCCCCGCCGGCCACGCGCCCGGCAACAGTGCCGCCGACATCTACCTGGAGGTCCAGCGCAGCGCCGCCTTCCAGGAAGTGCGCGGCCGCTACCGGCGGTTCGTCGTCCCGGCATCGCTGGCCTTCTTCTCCTGGTACGTCGTCTACGTCGTCGCGGCGACCACCGCGCACGAGCTGATGGCCCGCCCGGTCGCGGGCGCGGTGAACGTGGCGATGGTGGCCGGGCTCGGGCAGTTCCTCACCACCTTCCTGCTGACCTGGGCGTACGCACGGCACGCGCGGCTGCGCAGGGACCGCGCGGCGCTCGATCTGCGCTGGGACACCCAGGAACTGACCAGGGGGATCACGCGATGA
- a CDS encoding DNA gyrase/topoisomerase IV subunit B, with translation MTAETSVPSTALLTGADRDGSNYTARHLLVLEGLEAVRKRPGMYIGSTDSRGLMHCLWEIIDNSVDEALGGYCDHIEVVLHEDGSVEVKDNGRGIPVDVEPKTGLSGVEVVMTKLHAGGKFGGGSYAASGGLHGVGASVVNALSARLDVEVDRNSATHTISFRRGVPGMFIESGPDSPFEPANGLRKGKRVPKTRTGTRVRYWADHQIFLKDAKLNLETLYQRARQTAFLVPGLTIVVRDERAIESEGKTEEVFRFDGGISEFCEYLAQDKAVCDVLRLSGQGTFKETVPVLDDRGHMTATEVTRELGVDIALRWGTGYDTTVRSFVNIIATPKGGTHISGFERSLTKTVNEALRSAKLLRVAEDDVVKDDAMEGLTAVVTVRLAEPQFEGQTKEVLGTSAAARIVGNVVAKELKTFLTSTKRDAKQQARSVMEKVVAAARTRIAARQHKEAQRRKTALESSSLPAKLADCRSDDVERSELFIVEGDSALGTAKLARNSEFQALLPIRGKILNVQKSSVSDMLKNAECGAIIQVIGAGSGRTFDLDAARYGKIVLLVDADVDGAHIRCLLLTLFQRYMRPMVEAGRVFAAVPPLHRIELVQPKKGQEKYVYTYSDSELRQTLLEYQRKNVRYKDSIQRYKGLGEMDADQLAETTMDPRHRTLRRINIGDLESSEQVFDLLMGNEVAPRKEFITSSAATLDRSRIDA, from the coding sequence GTGACCGCCGAAACGTCCGTGCCGTCCACTGCGCTTCTGACCGGTGCAGACCGTGACGGTTCCAACTACACCGCGCGGCACCTCCTCGTACTCGAGGGGCTCGAGGCCGTCCGCAAACGACCCGGCATGTACATCGGGTCCACCGACAGCCGCGGCCTGATGCACTGCCTCTGGGAGATTATCGACAATTCCGTCGACGAGGCCCTCGGCGGCTACTGCGACCACATCGAGGTCGTCCTCCACGAGGACGGCTCGGTCGAGGTGAAGGACAACGGCCGCGGTATCCCGGTCGACGTCGAGCCCAAGACGGGCCTGTCCGGCGTCGAGGTCGTGATGACCAAGCTGCACGCCGGCGGAAAGTTCGGAGGCGGGTCCTACGCGGCCTCCGGCGGCCTGCACGGCGTCGGCGCCTCCGTGGTCAACGCCCTCTCCGCCCGCCTCGACGTCGAGGTCGACCGCAACAGCGCCACCCACACCATCAGCTTCCGGCGCGGCGTCCCCGGCATGTTCATCGAGTCGGGCCCCGACTCCCCCTTCGAGCCGGCGAACGGGCTGCGCAAGGGCAAGCGCGTCCCCAAGACGCGCACCGGCACGCGCGTGCGCTACTGGGCCGACCACCAGATCTTCCTCAAGGACGCCAAGCTCAACCTGGAGACGCTCTACCAGCGCGCCCGCCAGACGGCCTTCCTGGTACCCGGACTGACCATCGTCGTACGCGACGAGCGCGCCATAGAGAGCGAGGGCAAGACCGAGGAGGTCTTCCGCTTCGACGGCGGCATCAGCGAATTCTGTGAGTACCTCGCGCAGGACAAGGCGGTCTGTGACGTCCTGCGGCTGAGCGGGCAGGGCACCTTCAAGGAGACCGTGCCCGTCCTCGACGACCGCGGGCACATGACGGCCACCGAGGTCACCCGTGAGCTGGGCGTGGACATCGCGCTGCGCTGGGGCACCGGGTACGACACCACCGTCCGGTCCTTCGTCAACATCATCGCCACCCCCAAGGGCGGCACGCACATCTCCGGCTTCGAGCGGTCCCTCACCAAGACCGTCAATGAGGCGCTGCGCTCGGCCAAGCTGCTGCGCGTCGCCGAGGACGACGTCGTCAAGGACGACGCCATGGAGGGCCTCACCGCGGTCGTCACGGTGCGGCTGGCCGAGCCGCAGTTCGAGGGCCAGACGAAGGAAGTGCTCGGTACTTCGGCGGCCGCGCGGATCGTCGGCAACGTCGTCGCCAAGGAGCTCAAGACCTTCCTGACCTCCACCAAGCGCGACGCGAAGCAGCAGGCGCGCTCCGTCATGGAGAAGGTCGTCGCCGCCGCCCGCACGCGCATCGCGGCCCGCCAGCACAAGGAGGCGCAGCGTCGCAAGACCGCGCTGGAGTCCTCCTCACTGCCGGCGAAGCTCGCCGACTGCCGCAGCGACGACGTGGAGCGCAGCGAGCTGTTCATCGTCGAGGGAGACTCGGCGCTCGGTACGGCGAAGCTCGCCCGGAACTCCGAATTCCAGGCACTGCTGCCCATCCGAGGCAAGATCCTCAACGTCCAGAAGTCGTCCGTCTCGGACATGCTCAAGAACGCCGAGTGCGGCGCCATCATCCAGGTCATAGGAGCGGGGTCCGGCCGGACCTTCGACCTTGACGCCGCCCGCTACGGCAAGATCGTGCTCCTCGTCGACGCCGACGTCGACGGCGCGCACATCCGCTGCCTGCTGCTGACGCTCTTTCAGCGCTACATGCGGCCGATGGTGGAGGCGGGACGCGTCTTCGCCGCCGTGCCGCCGCTGCACCGGATCGAGCTGGTCCAGCCCAAGAAGGGCCAGGAGAAGTACGTCTACACGTACTCGGACAGCGAGCTCCGGCAGACGCTGCTGGAGTACCAGCGCAAGAACGTGCGCTACAAGGACTCCATCCAGCGCTACAAGGGCCTCGGCGAGATGGACGCGGACCAGCTGGCGGAGACCACGATGGACCCCCGTCACCGCACGCTGCGCCGCATCAACATCGGCGACCTGGAATCCTCCGAGCAGGTGTTCGACCTGCTGATGGGCAACGAGGTGGCCCCTCGTAAGGAGTTCATCACCAGTTCGGCGGCCACCCTGGACCGCTCGCGCATCGACGCCTGA
- a CDS encoding DUF7455 domain-containing protein, which produces MTTVLTPASPLTAADRCDRCGAQAYLRVVLASGGELLFCAHHGRKFEPELKKIAAEIQDETDRLTPAPPSPEDEER; this is translated from the coding sequence GTGACTACTGTTCTGACCCCCGCGAGCCCCCTGACGGCCGCTGACCGATGCGACCGATGCGGCGCCCAGGCCTACCTGCGCGTTGTCCTGGCCAGCGGCGGCGAACTGCTCTTTTGCGCCCACCACGGACGTAAGTTCGAGCCGGAACTCAAGAAGATCGCCGCTGAAATACAGGACGAGACCGACCGGCTGACCCCCGCGCCGCCGTCCCCGGAAGACGAGGAACGCTGA
- a CDS encoding S1 family serine peptidase: MRRSFAGPLTGALALMAMAVAAPGAAGGTTTPDGVVIGGQPVEISQSPWVVALSSRDRFGGTRAGQFCGGVLVAPAKVLTAAHCVSSDVLGVPLGQVRDLAVIAGRGTLKGTGGQEVAVSGVQLNPAYDAKSNAGDFALLTLSSPLSAGHAIKAAGAGHTAYKAGTGAVVYGWGDTKGDGTYADELRAALVKVLPDSACERAYPGYNKATYRADTMLCAGDESGGHDACQGDSGGPLVADGRLIGLVSWGSGCGQAANPGVYARLSAAPETWVARN, from the coding sequence ATGCGTCGCTCTTTCGCCGGACCACTGACAGGGGCGCTGGCCCTGATGGCCATGGCCGTCGCGGCGCCAGGGGCCGCGGGGGGCACCACCACCCCGGACGGTGTCGTGATCGGGGGACAGCCGGTAGAGATCTCGCAGTCGCCGTGGGTGGTCGCCCTCTCCAGCCGTGACCGGTTCGGGGGTACGCGGGCGGGACAATTCTGCGGGGGAGTGCTGGTGGCGCCCGCCAAGGTGCTCACGGCAGCGCACTGCGTGAGCTCGGACGTACTGGGCGTACCGCTGGGGCAGGTGCGCGACCTGGCCGTCATCGCCGGCCGCGGCACGTTGAAGGGTACGGGCGGCCAGGAGGTCGCGGTGAGCGGTGTCCAGCTCAATCCGGCGTACGACGCCAAGAGCAACGCGGGTGACTTCGCCCTGCTGACGCTGTCGAGCCCGCTCTCCGCGGGTCACGCCATCAAGGCCGCCGGAGCAGGTCATACGGCGTACAAGGCGGGCACGGGTGCGGTGGTCTACGGCTGGGGCGACACGAAGGGCGACGGGACGTACGCGGACGAGTTGCGGGCCGCACTCGTCAAGGTGCTGCCCGACAGCGCCTGTGAGCGCGCCTACCCGGGGTACAACAAAGCCACGTACCGGGCGGACACGATGCTGTGCGCGGGTGACGAGAGCGGCGGCCACGACGCCTGCCAGGGGGACAGCGGCGGGCCGCTGGTGGCGGACGGCCGGCTGATCGGACTCGTCTCCTGGGGGAGTGGCTGCGGTCAGGCGGCCAATCCCGGCGTGTACGCACGCCTCTCGGCGGCGCCTGAAACCTGGGTGGCAAGAAACTGA
- a CDS encoding FadR/GntR family transcriptional regulator — protein MSTLAHTMMTASRPADSGLAGPGELDRYPYAEAPGADRVGVPAWDGADTDLGRMGRRAAGSRGRGLHGQLVQQLGQMIVSGDLGADRPLVPEEIGQRFEVSRTVVRESLRVLEAKGLVSARPNVGTRVRPVSDWNLLDPDIIEWRAFGPQRDDQRRELGELRWMIEPLAARLAAGHGREDLQQRLGDMVEIMGHALTQGDSLTFSRADAEFHSLLIQLAGNRMLEHLSGIVSAALQVSGGPLTGCDRPTEAALVHHSRTVDALATGDAMAAETAMRQLLAVHPEVERVVPAPREH, from the coding sequence GTGAGTACCCTTGCGCACACCATGATGACCGCCTCCCGCCCCGCCGATTCCGGCCTCGCCGGGCCGGGTGAACTCGACCGCTACCCCTACGCGGAGGCGCCGGGCGCCGATCGCGTCGGCGTGCCCGCCTGGGACGGGGCCGACACGGACCTTGGCCGGATGGGCCGCCGTGCGGCGGGCAGCCGGGGCCGTGGGCTCCACGGCCAACTCGTCCAGCAGCTCGGCCAGATGATCGTCTCGGGCGACCTCGGCGCCGACCGTCCGCTCGTCCCCGAGGAGATCGGCCAGCGGTTCGAGGTCTCCCGTACCGTCGTACGCGAATCCCTGCGCGTACTGGAGGCGAAGGGCCTGGTCAGCGCCCGCCCCAACGTCGGCACCCGAGTCCGCCCCGTCAGTGACTGGAACCTGCTGGACCCCGACATCATCGAATGGCGGGCCTTCGGTCCGCAGCGCGACGACCAGCGCCGGGAGCTGGGTGAACTGCGGTGGATGATCGAGCCGCTCGCCGCCCGCCTCGCCGCCGGGCACGGACGCGAGGACCTTCAGCAGCGACTCGGCGACATGGTCGAGATCATGGGCCATGCCCTTACGCAGGGCGACTCCCTGACGTTCTCCCGCGCCGACGCCGAGTTCCACTCCCTGCTCATCCAGCTCGCCGGCAACCGGATGCTCGAACACCTCTCCGGCATCGTCTCCGCCGCGCTCCAGGTGTCAGGCGGCCCTCTCACCGGCTGTGACCGCCCCACCGAGGCCGCTCTCGTGCACCACTCCCGCACCGTCGACGCGCTGGCCACGGGCGACGCCATGGCAGCCGAGACCGCCATGCGCCAACTGCTCGCCGTTCACCCGGAAGTGGAGCGAGTGGTGCCGGCGCCGCGCGAGCACTGA
- a CDS encoding NUDIX hydrolase: protein MSPYDPSAFPPFAVTVDLVVLTVRRHALCALVVRRGEQPYQGRWALPGGFVRAEEDLGAAAARELAEETGLCAHEPGTPSIGNGAHLEQLATYGDPKRDPRMRVVSVAYLVLAPDLPAPRAGGDAHSARWAPVEALLGQESDFGREDEPPAPLAFDHAQILADGVERARSKIEYSSLATAFCPPEFTVGELRRVYEAVWGVALDPRNFHRKVTGTPGFLVPSGGTTTRQGGRPAQLFRAGGATLLNPPMLRPEV from the coding sequence ATGTCGCCTTACGACCCATCGGCCTTTCCTCCCTTCGCCGTCACCGTGGATCTGGTCGTACTCACCGTGCGCCGCCACGCGCTCTGCGCACTGGTCGTACGCCGCGGCGAGCAGCCCTATCAGGGCCGCTGGGCGCTCCCCGGCGGTTTCGTGCGGGCGGAGGAGGACCTTGGGGCGGCCGCCGCGCGCGAACTCGCCGAGGAGACCGGGCTGTGCGCGCACGAACCCGGCACGCCGTCGATCGGGAACGGGGCGCACCTGGAACAGCTCGCCACATACGGAGACCCGAAGCGCGACCCCCGTATGCGAGTGGTAAGCGTGGCCTATCTGGTCCTCGCCCCGGATCTTCCCGCCCCACGGGCCGGCGGCGACGCGCACAGCGCGCGCTGGGCGCCGGTGGAGGCGCTGCTGGGCCAGGAGAGTGATTTCGGCCGCGAGGACGAGCCGCCGGCGCCGCTCGCCTTCGATCATGCCCAGATCCTCGCGGACGGCGTGGAGCGCGCCCGTTCGAAGATCGAGTACTCGTCGCTCGCGACTGCCTTCTGCCCCCCGGAGTTCACGGTCGGCGAGCTGCGGCGTGTGTACGAAGCCGTCTGGGGCGTCGCGCTCGACCCCCGCAACTTCCACCGCAAGGTCACCGGCACCCCGGGATTCCTCGTCCCTTCCGGCGGGACCACGACCCGGCAGGGCGGCAGGCCCGCACAGCTGTTCCGGGCGGGCGGGGCGACGCTGCTCAATCCGCCGATGCTGCGTCCCGAGGTCTGA